The following coding sequences lie in one Cherax quadricarinatus isolate ZL_2023a chromosome 8, ASM3850222v1, whole genome shotgun sequence genomic window:
- the LOC128685207 gene encoding uncharacterized protein, with protein sequence LTFFFCSPQILVSLLAAAVNAELQGYSVSTPSGPSFISGGSGLSGGAGFSGGSGFISGGSGLSGGAGFSGGSGFISGGSGFISGGSGLSGGSGFISGGSGFSVTCGVGQIRHVDGSCITPQITKNLYVFTSPPVHRTIGPRPHIPPPRVEHNIIFIRTPEGGIGVEPIVVPPPLQKNIVYVLNKRTHQGQQVVHVPAPEQQTPQVYFVNYADGDNPTLPTGEDLQSALSSASHGGGEVIGSAGGIGGGAGIGIGGGDGIGIGGGAGIGIGGGAGIGIGGGAGIGIGGGAGIGFHDSSIESSGGVIGGGSTFVSGGGSVGIPAPSGVYGTP encoded by the coding sequence TTAACATTCTTCTTCTGCTCTCCACAGATCTTGGTGTCCTTGTTGGCGGCTGCTGTAAACGCCGAGCTTCAGGGCTACAGTGTATCCACTCCCTCCGGCCCAAGTTTCATCTCTGGTGGCTCCGGGTTGTCTGGCGGCGCTGGGTTCTCTGGTGGCTCCGGCTTCATCTCTGGCGGCTCCGGGTTGTCTGGCGGCGCTGGGTTCTCTGGTGGCTCCGGCTTCATCTCTGGCGGCTCCGGGTTTATCTCTGGTGGTTCCGGTCTATCGGGAGGCTCAGGGTTCATCTCCGGTGGCTCTGGGTTCTCAGTCACCTGTGGTGTCGGACAGATTCGTCATGTAGATGGCAGCTGCATTACTCCCCAAATCACTAAAAATCTGTATGTGTTCACCTCCCCTCCTGTTCATAGAACAATTGGTCCACGACCACATATTCCCCCACCAAGAGTGGAACACAACATTATATTCATCCGTACTCCTGAGGGAGGAATTGGGGTGGAACCCATCGTTGTTCCTCCACCACTGCAGAAGAACATCGTCTACGTGCTCAACAAGCGCACTCATCAAGGTCAACAAGTAGTCCACGTCCCAGCTCCTGAGCAACAAACTCCTCAAGTGTACTTCGTCAACTATGCCGATGGTGACAACCCGACTTTGCCCACTGGAGAGGACCTCCAGTCTGCCCTCAGCTCTGCCTCTCATGGTGGAGGTGAAGTTATTggttccgctggtggcattggAGGTGGCGCTGGTATTGGgattggtggtggcgatggtatcGGCATTGGAGGTGGCGCTGGCATCGGCATTGGAGGTGGCGCTGGTATCGGCATTGGAGGTGGCGCTGGTATCGGCATTGGAGGTGGCGCTGGTATCGGCTTTCATGATAGTTCCATTGAGAGCAGCGGTGGTGTTATTGGAGGAGGAAGTACTTTTGTGAGCGGCGGTGGCAGTGTAGGTATCCCCGCACCGTCTGGTGTGTATGGGACGCCCTAA
- the LOC128685313 gene encoding uncharacterized protein: MAAVDAELQGYSLPTPSVPGFISGGSGFSVGSGLSGGSGFSGGSEFFGGSGFSGGSGFISGASGLSGGSGFISGGSGFSGSCGGGQIRHVDGSCITPQITKNLYVFTSPPVHRTIGPRPHIPPPRVEHNIIFIRTPEGGIGAEPIVVPPPQQKNIVYVLNKRTHQGQQVVHVPAPEQQTPQVYFVNYADGDNPTLPTGEDLQSALSSASHGGGEVIGAGGGIGGGAGIGIGGGSGIGIGGGTVGGFHDDSSFVSGGGLIGGGSTFVSGGGSVGVPTPSGLYGTP; the protein is encoded by the coding sequence ATGGCCGCTGTAGACGCCGAGCTTCAGGGCTACAGTCTACCCACTCCCTCTGTCCCAGGTTTCATCTCTGGTGGCTCCGGGTTCTCTGTTGGTTCTGGGCTCTCTGGTGGCTCTGGGTTCTCTGGTGGCTCTGAGTTTTTTGGAGGCTCCGGATTCTCAGGTGGCTCTGGGTTCATCTCTGGTGCTTCTGGGTTATCCGGAGGATCTGGGTTCATTTCTGGTGGCTCTGGGTTCTCAGGCAGCTGTGGTGGCGGGCAGATTCGTCATGTAGATGGCAGCTGCATTACTCCCCAAATCACAAAAAATCTGTATGTATTCACCTCCCCTCCTGTTCATAGAACAATTGGTCCACGACCGCATATTCCCCCACCAAGAGTGGAACACAACATTATATTCATCCGTACTCCTGAGGGAGGAATTGGGGCGGAACCCATCGTTGTTCCTCCACCACAGCAGAAGAACATCGTCTACGTGCTCAACAAGCGCACTCATCAAGGTCAACAAGTAGTCCACGTCCCAGCTCCTGAGCAACAAACTCCTCAAGTATACTTCGTCAACTATGCTGATGGCGATAATCCCACGTTGCCCACAGGAGAGGACCTCCAGTCTGCCCTCAGCTCTGCCTCTCATGGTGGAGGTGAGGTTATCGGTGCCGGTGGAGGCATTGGAGGAGGGGCTGGGATTGGCATCGGAGGTGGCTCTGGTATCGGGATTGGTGGTGGCACTGTAGGCGGTTTTCATGATGACAGTTCCTTTGTGAGTGGCGGTGGCCTTATTGGAGGCGGAAGTACCTTTGTGAGCGgaggtggcagtgtaggtgttcCCACGCCGTCTGGTCTGTATGGGACGCCCTAA